A region of Sporosarcina sp. FSL W7-1349 DNA encodes the following proteins:
- a CDS encoding acyl-CoA synthetase: MIKGIGSWLLQHSDRNADKVALVYKDRRFTYSELNDRVNRLANAFVQLGVEKGDRVNALLLNRNELMEAMFACAKIGAILVPINFRLSVDEVEYIVNDSGGILFLYDERLKAIAEGLRKRVPAVRSYIRVGDEQAGTDVHYEQLLGQASNEEPEYEIGLDDAHMMMYTSGTTGRPKGALLTHGNTQWNAINVIHEFPIDQETITLTVAPLFHIGGMNIFTTPTLYRGGTVVLEDRFNPQGTLDIIEKEKITALFLVPAMWLAIMQFPRIDEYDIRSLTLNISGGAPCPITVIEFFQKRNVPFFEGFGLTETAPVVAVLDSKNSLRKNGSVGKPPIHTEIKIVDPNEKEVPIGEVGELIVKGPNIFVKYWNKPEETERAIKNGWFFTGDLAKQDEEGFLYIVDRMKDMIITGGENVYPIEVEQVLFRHPNIKEVAVLGYPDEKWGESVKAVIALKDAAEPISLICIREFCEGKLASFKIPKQIELVDELPRNATGKVLKTVLRSKETENSII; the protein is encoded by the coding sequence ATGATAAAGGGAATCGGTTCATGGCTTTTGCAGCATAGTGATCGAAATGCGGATAAGGTTGCGCTCGTCTACAAAGACAGACGATTCACGTACTCGGAATTGAATGACCGTGTCAATCGATTGGCAAACGCATTCGTCCAGCTAGGCGTGGAAAAAGGGGATCGGGTGAACGCACTTCTTTTGAATCGGAATGAATTAATGGAAGCGATGTTTGCCTGCGCGAAAATCGGTGCAATCCTCGTCCCGATAAACTTCCGCTTAAGCGTGGATGAAGTCGAATATATTGTCAACGATTCAGGCGGCATCTTGTTTCTGTACGATGAAAGGCTCAAAGCGATAGCGGAAGGACTGAGGAAAAGAGTCCCGGCTGTCCGTTCTTATATCCGGGTAGGCGATGAGCAGGCGGGAACGGATGTCCATTACGAACAACTTCTTGGGCAGGCGTCCAATGAAGAGCCGGAATATGAAATCGGGCTGGATGACGCCCATATGATGATGTATACATCCGGGACGACGGGAAGACCAAAAGGTGCCCTCCTGACACATGGAAACACCCAATGGAATGCGATTAATGTCATCCATGAATTCCCGATTGATCAAGAAACGATCACGCTGACAGTGGCTCCCCTATTCCATATCGGGGGAATGAATATTTTCACGACACCGACATTGTACAGGGGCGGAACTGTCGTGCTGGAAGACAGGTTCAATCCCCAGGGAACGCTCGACATCATCGAAAAGGAAAAAATTACAGCCCTATTCCTTGTGCCGGCGATGTGGCTTGCCATTATGCAATTCCCTCGGATAGATGAGTATGACATCAGATCATTGACCCTAAATATATCCGGTGGAGCGCCGTGTCCTATCACGGTCATCGAGTTTTTCCAGAAACGGAATGTTCCATTTTTCGAAGGATTTGGTTTAACCGAAACAGCGCCGGTTGTAGCAGTACTGGATAGCAAAAATAGTTTGCGGAAAAACGGTTCCGTCGGAAAACCTCCAATTCATACCGAAATAAAAATTGTCGATCCTAACGAAAAGGAGGTGCCGATCGGGGAAGTCGGGGAGCTAATCGTCAAAGGACCGAATATCTTCGTGAAATATTGGAACAAACCCGAAGAGACGGAGAGAGCGATCAAGAATGGATGGTTTTTCACCGGGGATCTGGCGAAACAAGATGAGGAAGGATTCCTCTATATCGTCGACCGCATGAAAGATATGATCATCACGGGAGGCGAGAACGTTTATCCGATAGAGGTCGAACAAGTGTTATTCCGGCATCCCAACATTAAGGAAGTCGCAGTCTTAGGATATCCAGATGAAAAATGGGGAGAGTCCGTGAAAGCGGTGATCGCCTTGAAGGACGCTGCCGAGCCTATCAGTCTGATATGTATCCGAGAGTTTTGTGAAGGGAAGCTTGCCTCCTTTAAAATTCCGAAGCAAATTGAATTGGTAGATGAACTGCCAAGAAACGCAACCGGAAAGGTATTGAAGACTGTCTTGCGTTCTAAGGAGACGGAAAATTCCATCATTTGA
- a CDS encoding MaoC/PaaZ C-terminal domain-containing protein: MMFDKKFDRFEIGETWRSRGRTITEADIVMFSAFSGDWYPLHTDKEYAENNTPFKQRIAHGMLVLSAATGLQVMEPEIIVAFYGIENLRFIHPTFINDTIHVELEVTDLQDKRNGTGVVTATQKIVKQTGETVTTGVLKVLINKEGVALQERGSA; the protein is encoded by the coding sequence ATTATGTTTGATAAAAAATTTGATCGCTTTGAAATCGGAGAAACATGGCGCTCCAGAGGGCGCACGATCACGGAAGCGGATATCGTCATGTTTTCCGCTTTCAGTGGCGATTGGTACCCACTTCACACAGATAAGGAATACGCGGAAAATAATACGCCGTTCAAGCAACGGATTGCTCACGGGATGCTTGTATTGTCGGCCGCAACCGGTCTCCAAGTGATGGAGCCGGAAATCATCGTCGCTTTTTACGGAATCGAGAATCTCCGGTTCATTCATCCAACGTTTATTAATGATACCATTCACGTCGAGTTGGAAGTGACGGATTTACAGGACAAAAGGAATGGGACGGGGGTTGTGACCGCGACTCAAAAGATTGTAAAACAAACAGGGGAAACTGTGACGACGGGCGTCTTGAAAGTTTTGATTAATAAAGAGGGGGTGGCGTTGCAAGAAAGGGGGTCGGCATAA
- a CDS encoding enoyl-CoA hydratase/isomerase family protein translates to MTDPVLYEKVSNKAYITLNRPEAMNAMTPEGFRQLAEAFKEAGKDEDVRVVILTGTGEKAFCAGADLKETIPAIAEGQLDPNVLDDVVLKYNPLWKPIIAAVNGHCLAGGMEILQATDIRIAAEHATFGLPEPKWSIMAAAGSLVRLVRQIPYCRAMEILLTGESITAKEALDIGLINKIVPASRLLEEADDYAEKICRNGPIAVQATKEAVVRLQSLPMELAFHEEWKYANKAFISTDAREGLKAFAEKRAPQFVGR, encoded by the coding sequence ATGACAGATCCGGTCCTATATGAAAAAGTTTCAAATAAAGCTTACATTACTCTGAATCGGCCTGAAGCGATGAACGCGATGACTCCGGAAGGCTTTCGTCAACTCGCGGAAGCCTTCAAAGAAGCCGGGAAAGACGAAGACGTCCGAGTGGTTATTTTAACCGGCACTGGAGAGAAGGCGTTTTGTGCCGGCGCCGATTTAAAGGAGACGATTCCCGCCATCGCAGAAGGGCAATTGGACCCGAATGTCTTGGATGATGTTGTTTTGAAATATAACCCACTATGGAAGCCGATTATTGCGGCAGTCAATGGTCATTGTTTGGCGGGGGGCATGGAAATCCTGCAAGCGACGGATATCCGGATTGCAGCGGAGCATGCGACTTTCGGTTTGCCCGAACCGAAATGGTCGATCATGGCGGCGGCCGGTTCCTTGGTGAGACTCGTCCGGCAAATCCCTTATTGCAGGGCGATGGAAATTTTGCTGACAGGGGAGTCTATTACAGCAAAGGAAGCGCTTGATATCGGATTGATCAATAAAATCGTTCCGGCGAGCCGGCTATTGGAAGAAGCGGATGATTATGCGGAGAAAATATGCCGAAATGGTCCGATTGCCGTACAAGCGACAAAAGAAGCGGTTGTACGTTTGCAAAGTTTGCCGATGGAGCTGGCGTTCCACGAAGAATGGAAATATGCAAATAAAGCATTTATAAGCACGGATGCACGAGAAGGATTGAAAGCGTTTGCGGAAAAACGGGCACCTCAATTTGTTGGTCGGTAA
- a CDS encoding class I adenylate-forming enzyme family protein, whose protein sequence is MGTINDILQKAVHTCPDNIFLCEDSKSLTYQQLDEVTDRLASAFLEEGLQRGDHLGILALNQMEWLITYFAATKIGVGTVALSARYRDSELEYMLNHSEVKAIVSIDKVPGFDFSEFFSGFQSKIPSVGKYIFIGEGFEGSLSFSDLIKRSVDETTLNKHKAEVSPEDLAIMIYTSGTTGKPKGTMITHRSILASADAQVKHFQIGEKDTTIQSLPLNHVGGITCQVTVTLISKGKAVLIPEFRPEKVLTAIQQHKATLFGGVPTMYLMLFSHKYFAAYDLSSIRISFIGGSNVEPALCHEITKSMPNTKLVSLYGLSESSGACILSKPSDSIEKVQTTIGVPIGDFIGKVVDGNRQEVEPGKMGELALKGDCLAKGYYRDEKNTRETFSEDGWLYTGDLVTMDEEGYISFKGRKKEIYIQGGFNILPAEIENVLTMHPDVQIAAGIGVPDPFYGEVGRYYIVLAAGKELAEAELIAYCQERLADYKVPKQFVFVDDLPMTPAGKIQKSKLKELYAQPH, encoded by the coding sequence ATGGGAACAATAAACGATATATTGCAAAAAGCGGTACACACTTGTCCTGATAACATATTTCTCTGTGAAGATTCAAAGAGCCTTACCTATCAGCAATTGGATGAAGTAACAGATCGTTTGGCTTCGGCGTTTTTAGAAGAAGGCTTACAAAGAGGAGATCATCTTGGAATCCTTGCCTTAAATCAAATGGAGTGGCTCATTACGTATTTTGCCGCAACAAAGATTGGCGTTGGGACCGTTGCGCTCAGTGCTCGTTATAGAGATTCCGAATTGGAGTATATGCTCAATCATTCTGAAGTGAAGGCAATTGTATCAATCGACAAAGTTCCGGGCTTTGACTTTTCGGAATTCTTCAGTGGATTTCAATCAAAAATCCCATCCGTTGGAAAGTATATTTTCATTGGGGAGGGGTTTGAAGGCAGTTTATCTTTTTCGGATCTAATCAAACGGAGTGTGGATGAGACAACGCTAAATAAACATAAAGCGGAAGTTAGCCCGGAAGATCTGGCCATTATGATTTATACATCGGGAACAACAGGGAAACCGAAGGGCACGATGATCACCCATCGAAGCATATTAGCTTCAGCAGATGCACAGGTCAAGCATTTTCAAATTGGAGAAAAAGATACAACCATTCAAAGTCTCCCTCTCAATCACGTTGGTGGTATTACATGCCAGGTAACTGTGACCTTAATTAGTAAAGGAAAAGCTGTATTAATTCCAGAGTTCCGTCCTGAAAAGGTATTAACAGCTATTCAGCAGCACAAGGCTACACTTTTTGGCGGAGTTCCCACGATGTATCTAATGCTATTTTCCCATAAATACTTTGCAGCATATGATTTGAGTTCAATACGAATTAGTTTTATAGGCGGTTCGAATGTTGAACCTGCGTTATGCCATGAAATAACGAAGTCGATGCCGAACACGAAGTTGGTAAGCTTATACGGACTAAGCGAAAGCTCGGGAGCTTGTATCTTATCAAAGCCAAGCGATTCGATTGAAAAAGTTCAAACAACCATTGGTGTACCTATTGGGGACTTCATTGGCAAGGTCGTTGATGGAAATCGACAAGAAGTCGAACCAGGTAAAATGGGCGAGCTCGCCTTGAAAGGGGATTGTCTGGCTAAGGGGTATTATCGGGATGAAAAAAATACAAGAGAGACCTTTTCAGAAGACGGATGGCTGTACACAGGTGATCTTGTAACTATGGATGAAGAAGGATATATCAGTTTCAAAGGTAGGAAAAAAGAGATTTACATTCAAGGTGGGTTCAATATCCTGCCCGCAGAAATTGAGAATGTATTAACCATGCATCCCGATGTTCAAATAGCGGCAGGCATCGGTGTTCCGGATCCATTCTATGGAGAGGTCGGCCGTTATTATATCGTTCTTGCTGCAGGGAAGGAACTGGCGGAGGCGGAGTTGATAGCGTATTGCCAAGAGCGTCTCGCTGATTATAAAGTACCGAAGCAGTTTGTATTTGTCGATGATTTACCGATGACACCTGCCGGAAAAATACAAAAGTCCAAACTGAAAGAACTGTACGCACAACCGCATTAA